A DNA window from Ictalurus furcatus strain D&B unplaced genomic scaffold, Billie_1.0 scf6, whole genome shotgun sequence contains the following coding sequences:
- the LOC128604965 gene encoding TBC1 domain family member 10A-like, with the protein MLGTRDKLKACPGQYETMEVLRAIEPRYMQEGFLVLQVLELQVSAQDVEREQRTQLKRWKKKRGEPGPKLPQRMHSARAIMATEPHTHQDLRQKPTIMVQYPSIPEEKSELNLTKKRGSLKKNQAFIPNPYALPGESKPSQILDIQLLNQENLNLVLLNPPSHPPRLPTMQENQVKETSTSTERLVHRPRIPPSIRNRRNLSLCNIYPS; encoded by the exons ATGCTGGGTACTCGGGATAAGCTCAAGGCCTGTCCGGGTCAGTATGAGACCATGGAGGTCCTCAGAGCGATTGAGCCCAGATACATGCAGGAGGGCTTCTTAGTGCTCCAG GTTCTGGAGTTGCAGGTATCGGCACAGGACGTGGAACGTGAGCAACGCACGCAGCTGAAGCGCTGGAAGAAGAAGCGGGGCGAGCCCGGCCCCAAACTCCCTCAGAGAATGCACAGTGCTCGCGCCATCATGGCCACCGAGCCTCATACACACCAAGACCTCCGCCAGAAACCCACCATTATGGTCCAGTACCCATCGATCCCTGAGGAAAAGTCCGAGCTGAACCTCACGAAGAAGAGAGGGAGCCTGAAGAAAAACCAAGCCTTCATTCCTAACCCCTACGCGCTACCTGGCGAGTCTAAACCTAGTCAGATATTGGACATACAGCTTCTGAACCAGGAAAATCTAAATCTTGTACTTCTAAATCCACCATCACATCCACCACGGCTCCCTACAATGCAGGAAAATCAGGTCAAAGAGACGAGCACTTCTACAGAGCGACTCGTGCATCGTCCTCGAATTCCTCCATCGATAAGAAACCGCCGGAATCTATCCCTCTGCAACATCTATCCCTCCTAA
- the LOC128604982 gene encoding piwi-like protein 1 → MPDPAKTAPKKGSKKAVTKTAGKGGKKRRKSRKESYAIYVYKVLKQVVVILSANRKDKYDCVKKYLCVDCPTPSQCVVARTLSRPQTLMTIATKISL, encoded by the exons ATGCCAGATCCAGCTAAGACCGCGCCCAAGAAGGGATCAAAGAAAGCCGTGACCAAGACGGCCGGCAAAGGAGGCAAGAAGCGCAGAAAGTCTAGGAAGGAGAGCTACGCCATCTACGTGTACAAGGTCCTGAAGCAG GTGGTTGTGATCCTGTCAGCCAACCGTAAGGATAAATACGATTGCGTGAAGAAGTACCTGTGTGTGGACTGTCCCACTCCAAGCCAGTGTGTGGTGGCTCGCACCCTCAGCAGACCTCAGACCCTCATGACCATAGCCACAAAGATCTCCTTGTAG
- the LOC128604983 gene encoding histone H4-like — protein NSLKKKKSKGGKGLGKGGAKRHRKVLRDNIQGITKPAIRRLARRGGVKRISGLIYEETRGVLKVFLENVIRDAVTYTEHAKRKTVTAMDVVYALKRQGRTLYGFGG, from the coding sequence aactcattaaaaaaaaaaaaaagcaagggtgGTAAGGGACTCGGCAAAGGAGGCGCTAAGCGTCACCGCAAGGTGCTTCGTGATAACATCCAGGGGATCACCAAGCCGGCTATTCGCCGTCTGGCTCGCCGTGGCGGTGTAAAGCGTATTTCTGGTCTGATCTATGAAGAGACTCGTGGTGTACTGAAGGTGTTCCTGGAGAACGTGATCCGCGACGCCGTCACCTACACCGAGCATGCCAAGAGAAAGACTGTGACCGCCATGGATGTGGTATATGCCCTGAAACGCCAGGGACGCACCCTGTACGGCTTCGGTGGTTAA